The Hydrogenispora ethanolica genome includes the window GCAGTTGCGCAAGGCGATGGAGCTGATCGCGGCGGAAGGCGCCGGGGTCGTTCTCTACTTGCGCCAGGAGGGCCGGGGCATCGGCCTCTTGAATAAGCTCAAGGCATATGAGCTGCAGGATCAGGGCCAGGATACCATCGAGGCCAACGAGTCGCTGGGCTTTGAGGCCGACCTGCGCGACTACGGGGTGGGCGCGCAGATCCTGCGCGATTTGGGTCTGACCAAGATCCGGCTGCTCACCAACAATCCCCGCAAGCTGATCGGCCTGACCGGGCACGGCCTGGAGATCGTCGAACGGGTGCCTTTAACCGTGCCGGTGCGGCCGGCCAATCAATTTTATATGGAGACCAAACAGAAGCGGATGGGGCATTTGTTGGAAGAATGATTGGTTTTTGATTCTGTGTTGCTATCGAATAAAGGAGGATACATGACCATGAACATCATCGAAGGATATTTAGGCGGCAGGGACTTTCGGATCACCATTGTGATCAGCCGGTTCAACAGCTTCATCACCCAGCACCTGCTGGACGGGGCGGAGGACGCGCTGAAACGGCACGGCATCGCCGATGAAAAGATCACGGTAGTCTGGGTGCCGGGCGCTTTTGAGATCCCGGCGGTCGCCAAAAAGGCCGCCGAGTCCGGGAAGTATGACGCCGTAATCTGCCTGGGGGCGGTGATCCGCGGCGCCACGCCCCATTTCGATTATGTGGCGGCCGAGGTCTCCAAGGGAGTGGCGGCGGTGGGCATGGCCACCGGGGTGCCGGTAATTTTCGGCGTCTTGACCACCGACAGCATTGAGCAGGCCATCGAACGGGCCGGAACCAAGGCCGGCAACAAAGGCTGGGACGCGGCCATCTCCGCGCTGGAGATGGCCGATCTGAGCGGGAAGCTCTAAAACGCGGCCTCGGGTAAGGATTCAATGTAAAAAGCCGGTAGGAGCTCTGAATGAGTTCCGACCGGCTTTGGCGACAAATATTAAATAACCCTGCGGCCTATGCCGCAGAAGCATGATGAAAGCAAAGGTTTGCTTCGGCTATTTTACCCGCTTGACTTCGACCTGTACTTCATTGTCCAATTCTTGGATCATCTGCCGCAATTGTTGATGTTCTTGTTGATTTTGAAGTTTGAGATGGAGAACTTCGGATTGCAAGGAGCTAAGTTCGGCCTTCACTTCGGAAAAGCCTTGTTCAACTTGCTGGTTGAGCAATTGGAGGCCTTCGCCAAAGGTCCGAAACTGTGCCCGCAGATCTTCAAGCAATACCGCTACTTGCCGATCATCCATTCCAATAACACCTCCAAGCGGACTCATAACGAATTGATTGTATCATATTTCGGCAGGGACGACTACGAATACTTTTCTTATTTATACCATTATTCAAAGAATCTCGTCAGAGTCTTCATTTACCGCTCGTCGGCGGAAGTGATGGTTTTTATCAAGTGGCTTTTCAATTCAACAATTGAGAGTATTCCATGCATTGAAGGGGTACGCCGGATTGGGAGAAGAGGGGGGTGTTCAAAAAGTTGTAACAATCTGGCTTGAAAAGTGAATCACTTGATGATATAATCAAAACTGAAATCGGGCACGCAACTCAATTGGTGTTTTTTATGCGGCAATTATTCGTTAATGAGCGGTTCTGCTTAAATAACGAAATGAGCGCGGTCTGTACAACCGGCGTTTAAAAGTGATTCGTTACATGATAGGGAAAAGAAAGCGGAAATAGATGAAACATTAATGGGCACGTAGCTCAAAATAAGGAGACTGTTGATGACTTCCTTGGAAGAATTGGCAAAAAAACTGAATGTATCGCGGGCCACCTTGGATCGGGTGATCCATGACCGGCCTGGTGTCAAAAAAGAGACCAAAGAGCTTATTCTAAAGCGGATTAACGAGATAGGCTACAAACCGAATAGTGCCGGGAAAGCTCTGGCTCTTCAGAAAAAACTGAATTTTGGGATTATTCTCTCTTCCGATTTGACTCCGGAGGATAATACGTTATTTTCGCTAATCCTTGAAGGAATGCAGTTGTGTATCGAGCGTCTCCAGAATCGTGGGGTCAATTTCATTATCCGCCGCATGACCACTGGCCGGGCCGAGGACCAGGTAAAGGCGATCGACGAGTTTATTAAAATGGGGGTTACCGGGATTGCGATTTGTCCGGAAGGAGAACGAAAGAAAGAGATTCCGGCTGCCGTGCAACGGGCCAGGGAAAAAGGGATCATCGTAACCTGTTACTTCAATCATATTGAGGCGGACTTCAACTATTTCGTGGGTTCAGACAGCGCCAAGGAGGGACGGGTGGCGGTGGATCTGCTGGAAAAGTTCATGCACGGTGCCGGCGAAGTGGCGCTCTTTTCGGGATTTCTCCATAATACGGTTCATCAGACCCGAATCGCCAGCGCGGTGAGTAAGATTCATGAATACGACAACCTGCGGATCGTGGCCAATGTTTCGGGAAATTACACCGAAAATATCGCTTACAATTCCTGCCTGGAGATCATCCGGAACCATCCTGACGTGAAGGGGATTATCGCCAGTTGTGGCGGAATCGCCGGAATTGTAACCGCTTTAAAAGAATGCAATCAGTTCGATAAAGTGAAAGTGATTTTCTTCGATTTCACCACGAAGGCTGAGATATTCGTAATGGAAGGCCTGGTTGATGCACTGATTGGCGTGGACTTAATCAAATTGGGCTATTGCACCATCAAATCCCTGTACGAACTCGCAATCTACGGCTTTGCCAATGAGATTGAAACGACCATGCCGATGCTGGTTAAAACGAAGGAATCGTTATAAGAATTCTTCGATAAAAATTTTTGTTTAAAATTGTGCACGCAGCTCATTTTGATTAAGTGCCTAACTGAGGCGATTTGAGGCTAAGGAGGGATGGATGGCATTTTGAGTTTTTGAGTTCTAAAAGGATAAAAAAGGGGGAAGTTAAGTTGAAGTTGCAAAGAACCAGAAAGTTTTGGCCTCAAGTATTGTTTGGGATGTTCATCGTGGCGTTGTGTGCCGGCTTTGGAATAACCTGGGGTGGTTCGGTAGACGCCGCCAAGGGCAAACCCTATGCCGGAACCAAGATCCGTTTTCTGGCGGGTAATCATAACTGGACCGAACTGCTGCGGCCTTATTTTAAGGAATTTACCGAACGGACGGGAATTGAGATTGAATTCGAATCTCTGCCGGAGGAACAGCTAAGCACGAAGTTGGCGGTGGAGTGTACGTCCCGCTCCAAAAGCTTAGATGTATTCATGTTCCGTCCGCTTCAAGAGGGCCGGCTCTTCATGAAAAACGGCTGGCTGCAAGAGATCGATGGGCTGGTTCAGAAGGACAAGGCTTTCGATCTCAAGGACTTTATTCCCTCCACCCTCGAAGTGGTGAAAGACAAGGACAAGATCGCCGGCGTACCTATCGTCACTGAAAGAGAAATCCTCTATTACCGCAAAGACCTATTCAAAAAGTATAAATTAAATCCCCCGAAGACATTGGATGAGTTAATGGCGACCGCCAAGCGATTGAATGATCCGAGCAACGGCATCTACGGGTTTGTGGCAAGAGGCCAGCGGGCAGCGGCCGTAACCCAATTCTCCAGTTATTTGCGAGGCTTTGGCGCTGATTTCATGAAAGACGGCAAAGCCACCATCAATACGCCGGAAGCCATTAAAGCCTTCCAGTTTTACGGCGATATCTTGAGAAATTATGGCGCGCCGGGCGTCCTGAACATGAACTGGCCCCAGGCCGCAGGTGTGTTCGCGCAGGGCAAGGCGGCGATGTATACCGATGCGGACAGCTTGTACCGGTCAACTGTGGATAAGGACAAATCGCTCATCGGCGAACATGTCGGTTTTGCGCCATTCCCGGCCGGACCGGCGGGGGCCAGACCGTACAACGTCGTCACTTGGGCGCTTGGCGTCAGTCCGAATAGTACCAAAAAGGACGCGGCCTGGGAATTCATTCGTTGGGCCACCGGCAAAGCCATGGTGATGCTTACGCAGCAGGGCGGGGTACCCGGAGCCCGGCGCTCGATCTGGAAACGTTCGGTGGGGACTAAAGGTTTTCCGAAGGAACTGGTGGCGGTGATCAACGCCTCGGCCTCCATCGGCGTGAGTTCCGACCGGCCGCTGGTAATTCAGGTGGGTGCCGCCCGGGATGCTATTGGTGATGTGATCACCGCGGCCATCGAAAACCGGGATGTGGCGGCTGCGGCCAACAAAGCCAACCAGATTTTCCAGGCGATCATCGACAAGGATTTCGGCAAATAGCGATTATGGCAGGCTCCCGGGTTCTTTTCGGGAGCCTGCTTCGAGAAATAGGGAGGGAAGGAAATTGTTGACTCGCTGGATAGACAAGAATCTCAAGTTTATTTTTACTTTGCCAGCAGTTATCTTTGTACTGGTCATGATCGCACTTCCTATTGTATATACCTTTCGGTTGAGTTTCTTTGAGTGGAGCATGTCGAATCTGACGCCTCCAAAATGGCTGGGGTTGAACAATTATGTCGAGTTAATGCAGGACCAGCGATTTTTGATGTCGGTCTTCCGCACGCTCTACTTTAGTGTCTTGGCGTTGCTCTTTGAGACCGTATTCGGCGTGGCCATCGCGCTGCTGCTGAACCGCGATTTCCTGGGCAAGAACATTGTCAAAACCCTGTTTTTATTGCCGATGATCGCCACGCCGGTGGCGGTCGGCTTGATCTGGATGCTCATTTATGAGCCGACCATCGGCTTTGTCAATGTCGTGGTCAAAGCGTTGGGGTTCCAACCACTGGCCTGGCTCGGCTCACCCAAGACGGCATTTGTGTCGCTGCTAATCGTGGATATCTGGGAATGGACCTCGATGATCGCCCTGATCGTGCTGGCCGGTTTGAGCGCGCTACCCCATGACCCCTATGAGTCGGCGACAGTCGATGGCGCCAACGGGTGGCAGGTACTATGGAAGATCACCATTCCGCTGGTCAGTCCGACCATTATGATCGCGGCGTTGCTGCGATTGATCGATGCCTTGAAGACTTTTGATATCTTTTATGTCACGACCCAGGGCGGACCGGATTATGCCAGTGAAACCGTTAACATCTTAGGATACATCCAGGGTTTTCAATATTTTACGTTTGGTAAGGCCTCGGCGTTGCTGGTAATCTTCTTTATTATTGTGCTTTTGATCAGCCTGGGCTTTATTAAAGTAAAAAACAAAGTCGGGGTGGATTTCTAATGGCAAACGAGACGGCAGTCGCCGCGAAAAGTCGGCAAGTCATCGGCAAGCGCCGGAAAAACCGGAAAATTGCTTTCGAGGTTACGCGTCATATCCTGATTTATCTGATTCTGCTGGTGGTGTTGTTCCCATTAATCTGGATGGTCTTGGCATCCTTCAAGACCCAGGTGCAGATCATGTCGGTGGACCAGAATCCGTTTCAATTCACTCCGACCTTCAAGAATTATGTTGCAGTCTTCTCGGAATATAACTTTTTAGGTCCCATTAAAAACAGTTTTATCATCGCCTTTTTATCGATTCTTTACGCCTTGATCCTGGGCTTGCCTGCCGCTTATGCCATCGCGCGGTTCCAACAGAAACTTTTCGGCCTGATCATTCTGGTGGTAAGGATCATCCCGGGGATTACCTTTTTGGTACCCTGGTATATTCTGTTTACCCAGATCGGGCTGGTTGATACCTATACAGCCCTAATCCTCACCCATATGCTGGTGGCGTTGCCATTCGTAATCTGGATTATGATCCCTTACTTTGAATCATTGCCCAGGGAACTGGAGGAAGCCGCTTGGGTGGACGGTAGTTCGCGGGTGGGAACCTTTTTCCGGAT containing:
- a CDS encoding substrate-binding domain-containing protein translates to MTSLEELAKKLNVSRATLDRVIHDRPGVKKETKELILKRINEIGYKPNSAGKALALQKKLNFGIILSSDLTPEDNTLFSLILEGMQLCIERLQNRGVNFIIRRMTTGRAEDQVKAIDEFIKMGVTGIAICPEGERKKEIPAAVQRAREKGIIVTCYFNHIEADFNYFVGSDSAKEGRVAVDLLEKFMHGAGEVALFSGFLHNTVHQTRIASAVSKIHEYDNLRIVANVSGNYTENIAYNSCLEIIRNHPDVKGIIASCGGIAGIVTALKECNQFDKVKVIFFDFTTKAEIFVMEGLVDALIGVDLIKLGYCTIKSLYELAIYGFANEIETTMPMLVKTKESL
- the ribE gene encoding 6,7-dimethyl-8-ribityllumazine synthase codes for the protein MNIIEGYLGGRDFRITIVISRFNSFITQHLLDGAEDALKRHGIADEKITVVWVPGAFEIPAVAKKAAESGKYDAVICLGAVIRGATPHFDYVAAEVSKGVAAVGMATGVPVIFGVLTTDSIEQAIERAGTKAGNKGWDAAISALEMADLSGKL
- a CDS encoding sugar ABC transporter permease, which gives rise to MSNLTPPKWLGLNNYVELMQDQRFLMSVFRTLYFSVLALLFETVFGVAIALLLNRDFLGKNIVKTLFLLPMIATPVAVGLIWMLIYEPTIGFVNVVVKALGFQPLAWLGSPKTAFVSLLIVDIWEWTSMIALIVLAGLSALPHDPYESATVDGANGWQVLWKITIPLVSPTIMIAALLRLIDALKTFDIFYVTTQGGPDYASETVNILGYIQGFQYFTFGKASALLVIFFIIVLLISLGFIKVKNKVGVDF
- a CDS encoding ABC transporter substrate-binding protein, which translates into the protein MKLQRTRKFWPQVLFGMFIVALCAGFGITWGGSVDAAKGKPYAGTKIRFLAGNHNWTELLRPYFKEFTERTGIEIEFESLPEEQLSTKLAVECTSRSKSLDVFMFRPLQEGRLFMKNGWLQEIDGLVQKDKAFDLKDFIPSTLEVVKDKDKIAGVPIVTEREILYYRKDLFKKYKLNPPKTLDELMATAKRLNDPSNGIYGFVARGQRAAAVTQFSSYLRGFGADFMKDGKATINTPEAIKAFQFYGDILRNYGAPGVLNMNWPQAAGVFAQGKAAMYTDADSLYRSTVDKDKSLIGEHVGFAPFPAGPAGARPYNVVTWALGVSPNSTKKDAAWEFIRWATGKAMVMLTQQGGVPGARRSIWKRSVGTKGFPKELVAVINASASIGVSSDRPLVIQVGAARDAIGDVITAAIENRDVAAAANKANQIFQAIIDKDFGK
- a CDS encoding carbohydrate ABC transporter permease, coding for MANETAVAAKSRQVIGKRRKNRKIAFEVTRHILIYLILLVVLFPLIWMVLASFKTQVQIMSVDQNPFQFTPTFKNYVAVFSEYNFLGPIKNSFIIAFLSILYALILGLPAAYAIARFQQKLFGLIILVVRIIPGITFLVPWYILFTQIGLVDTYTALILTHMLVALPFVIWIMIPYFESLPRELEEAAWVDGSSRVGTFFRIILPLSGPGIITSSILSFIFSWNNFMFSLILSGTNTKTLPIAVFSFVSYSQINWGGLMAAAVVITAPILIISLFLQRYIIKGLTAGAVKG